GTTTCACAAGGCGTTGCTGGAGGGGCTGGCTGCGCTGCCGTCGAGCTGGTGACGTGATGAACGGCTGGGTTTCGCCGAACGACAAAAGGGGCGAACCTGTCTGAACTGCATGCCAAAGACTGGAAGGTATCCAACTTTGGGTGCGGCTCAGCGGCCGCCCCTTTCTCCATTCGTCGACGCGCTTAACTACCGGTCGCCAGATCTTCACGCACTTGCGCGCCGATCTCGAACGAGCGCAGCCGCGCCTTGTGGTCGTAAATCTGCGCGGTAAGCATCAACTCGTCCGCACCGGTTTGATCGATGATCGACTTCAACGCTTCGCGCACCGCGTCACGATCGCCCAGTGCCGTGCAGGCGAGCGAGTGCGCCACGTTGTTCAATTCCATCTCCGACGCCTCGAGCCGCTCCACCGGCGGCTGCAACTGACCCGGCGTGCCGCGCCGCAGATTGATGAACTGCTGCTGCAGCGAGGTGAATAGACGCCGCGCTTCTTCGTTGGAATCGGCGGCGAACAGATTGACGCCGACCATCGCATACGGTTTGTCGAGCGCGGCCGACGGACGGAATTGCGCGCGATACACCTGTAGCGCGGTGAGCATGTAATCCGGCGCGAAATGCGACGCGAACGCGAACGGCAGGCCGAGCGCCGCGGCGAGCTGCGCGCTGAAGAGCGACGAGCCGAGTAGCCACAATGGCACGTTCAGACCCGCGCCCGGCACCGCGCGAATCCGCTGGCCCGGCACGGGGTCGGCGAAATAACGCTGCAATTCGACCACGTCGTCGGGAAACGAGTCCGCGCTGTTTTGCAGGTCGCGGCGCAGCGCGCGAGCGGTGCTCTGATCGGTGCCGGGCGCGCGGCCGAGACCCAGGTCGATCCGGTCGGGGTAAAGCGAGGCGAGCGTGCCGAACTGTTCCGCGATCACGAGCGGCGCATGGTTCGGCAGCATGATGCCGCCCGAGCCGACGCGGATTTTTTTCGTGCCGCCCGCCACGTAGCCGATCACCACTGAGGTCGCCGCGCTGGCAATGCCCGTCATGTTGTGATGTTCCGCCAGCCAGAAGCGCCGGTAGTTCCAGTTTTCCGCATGCTGGGCCAGGTCGAGCGTATTCCTGAACGCGTCTGCCGGCGTGGCGCCCGCGGTGACCGGCGAGAGGTCGAGGACTGAAAAGGGGATCATTGTCTGTTCACTTGTTGTTTCGGGCGCTTCCGCGCGATGGGGCATTCTCGCAAAGGTTCTGCTTTTCTGCTGACGCTGCCGCGATGTCCACGTTCACGAAAGGGGGTTTGTGCGCGCGGCGCCGGGCAGGGCAAACCGCGTCGACAGCACGGACCGTTACATGCAGATCCGATATAGATATGGCCGATCAATAGTTAACATGCGCATGCCGCGCTGCTACCTTAAGCGCCTCGAAGCGAACCATGCATCCGGCCAGTCACGTTACCGCCCCGCCGGGCAGCAACCATTCAGGGAGACACGAGCGTGTCCATCGAATTCATCGGCATGATCCAGACCCGTGGGGTGTCCGAAACGTATGCGGCACAAGGTTTCGTGATCGATATCGATCACGGCCGTGAGCCGATTCCCACTACCCGCGAACGGATTGCGCGCGTCGAGCGCGTGGCGGTGTAACGGAGGCGCGATGACCGATCTTTCTCTCACCGCTATCACCACGTTCGCGAAGGAGCCGCCGGCAATCCAGCGCCACGCGCCGTTGCGCAGATTCTGGTTCGACGAGGTTCCACCGCGCGAGAGCATCGCAGCGGAACGCCGTTACCGGCAGGTGCGGCTTGCCGTCGCGTTTCGCCTGTTCGCGCGCTACGGTTTCGATCAGGGGCTCGCCGGCCATATCACTGCGCGCGATCCGGAATGGCCCGATCATTTCTGGGTGAATCCGTTCGGCAAGCATTTCAGCCGTATCCGCGTGTCCGATCTGTTGCTCGTGAACGCCGAAGGCGAGATCGTGGTCGGCGAGGGGCCGCTGAATCAGGCCGCGTTCGCGATCCACGCGGCGATTCACGAAGCGCGTCCCGACGTCGTATCCGCGGCGCACACGCATTCGCTTTATGGCAAGGCATGGTCGTCGCTGGGCCGTACGCTCGATCCGCTTACCCAGGACTCGTGCGCGTTCTACCAGGATCACGCGTTGTTCGACGATTTTCGCGGCGTCGTGCTCGATACCGATGAAGGCGCGCGCATCGCCGCCGCGCTCGGCGGACACAAGGCGGTGATTCTGAAGAATCACGGCATTCTCACGGCCGGGCCGAGCGTCGAAGCCGCGGCATGGTGGTACATCGCGCTCGACAACGCGTGTCACGCGCAACTGCTCGCTGAAGCCGCGGGTACGCCGCAGGCTATCCCGCACGATATCGCGACGCTCACGCACGAGCAGGTGGGCCGCGCGGGCGGTGCGCAGTTTGCGTTCCAGAGCCTGCTGGAAGGGCTGGTGGAAGCCGAGTCCGACGTACTCGATTAAAGCTCTGAACCATGTCGCATGACGCGCTTGCAGCGTGCCTGCGGCGCTGGCAAAGGACTAAACAGAATCAGACTATTTGATGCCGACCTTTTGCGACACGACCCACACGACGGGATCGGACATCGAGCACTCTACCGAACTGACTTCGCTCGATGTAATGACTTCAATCGCGCATCCGGTGTGTTTATAAAAGGTGATGTCGTAGACATCGCGCCAAAGGTCTTTGCCGATCTTTTCCGAGGCGATCCGCACCGCCGTGGTCATCGAGTCGTCGAGTTGGACCGGATCCGTGATACGGACGTTTTTCAGAATGAGCGGTGTTATGTTTTTCGGCCAACTCGCGCATTGCAAAGGCGAACCGGCGAAGCACAGGGCAGGAGCTGCCAGCACGGCCAAGTTCGCGGCGGCCCTCACAGCGACACCGTGATCGTATGATCGCCGCTTTCCCAGATGTGCCGGCGCGTGACGATGTTGACGATCACGCAGCCGCCGGACACCGGCAGGGATCTCGTCTTGCTCGATTCGACCTGGACTTTGGCGATAGATCCACGGCATCCGGTCACTTCATTTCCAGTTGGGGGTCGCGATATTACCGACTCCGGTGTCTAAAAATAGGATTGCCATATTTTTTACAAATAAGCATGGGCTGCTCACCTGTTTGAGCGATTGCTGGCTCTGCAGCGTCTGGGGTTTGATGGGCCTGCCGCGTGGCGCGGAAATTGCTCGGCATTCCCGTATCGCCGAAGACGGCGTGCCGCAGGAAAACCACGCGGCAAAACGGCTCGACGCCGGCAGCGTGGATGCCGTGCCTCCGGGCAGCGGCGATATTCACCGCGTGAGGAACGTTTTTGGTGACCGTACGTCGATCGGCATTCACGTGTACGGTGCAAATATCGGTGCGGTGAAACGGTCCGTCCAGGCAGGCGGCGCCGCGCGAAAACTTTTATCTCCGGCGATGCGAACGACGTGTTGCCGAATATCTGGAATGTTGTGAAGGAGTCCCCGATCTCATGAGTTTCGTTCAGGCATTTCGTACCCGATCATTCGAAGATGTGCGCTACGCGCTGCTCGAGCACGAGGAAATCGCGCTCGTCGATGTGCGCGAGGAAGATCCCCACGCCCGCAGTCATCCGCTTTTTGCAGCCAATCTGCCGCTCTCGCGGCTCGAACTCGACGCGCCGGTGCGCTTGCCGCGCCAGGCCGTGCCGATTGTGGTGTTCGACGCCGGCGAAGGGTTCGCCGAGCGCGCCGCGCGCCGTTTGAGCGAGCTGGGCTATACCGACGTCGCCCTGCTCGAAGGCGGTTTGCAAGGTTGGCGCGAGGCCGGCGGCGAGTTGTTCCAGGACGTCAACGTGCCGAGCAAGGCGTTTGGCGAACTGGTGGAAAGCGAGCGCCATACGCCGTCGCTCGCCGCGCCGCAAGTGCAGGCGCTGCTCGATCACGAAGCCGACGTGGTGGTGCTCGACGCGCGCCGCTTCGACGAATACCAGACCATGAATATTCCCGGTAGCGTCAGCGTGCCCGGCGCGGAACTGGTGCTGCGCGCGCGCCAGCTTGCGCCGGACCCGGCGACGCGGATCATCGTCAATTGCGCGGGGCGCACGCGCAGCATCGTCGGCGCGCAGTCGCTGATCAACGCGGGCGTGCCGAATCCGGTGGCGGCGCTGCGTAACGGCACGATCGGCTGGACGCTGGCCGGCCAGGCGCTCGCGCACGGCAGTTCGCGCCGCTTCGACGCGGTGGTCGACGATCAGCTGCGTCTGGCCGCTGCCGATTCCGCGCGCGCGGTGGCGGATCGCGCCAGGGTGGGCCGCACTTCGCGCGACGAAGCGCGCCGCTGGGCTGGCGAAGCGGTCCGCAGCGTGTATCGCTTCGACGTGCGCACGCCCGAAGAATACGAAGCGGGGCACGTGCCAGGCTTTCGCAGCGCGCCGGGCGGCCAGCTCGTGCAGGAAACCGACATGTTCGCGCCGGTGCGCGGCGCGCGCGTGATTCTCGCGGACAACGACGGCGTGCGCGCCAACATGACCGCGTCGTGGCTCGCGCAGATGAACGTCGACGTGTATGTGGTGGATGGTCTGACGGCTGCGGACTTTGGCGAAAAAGGCGCGGCGCCCGCCGCCCGCCATGCGCCCACGCCGCCCGACGTCGACGAAATCTCTCCGGCCGGGCTGCGCACGCTGCTGCAATCGCCGGGCACCGCCGTGCTTGATTTCAGCGACAGCGCGAACTACGTGAAGCGGCATATCCCCGGCGCGTGGTTCGTGATTCGCGGCGAACTCGAGAAGGCGTTGCTCAAGCTGCCGGATGCGCAGCGTTACGTGCTCACCGGTGGCAACAATCTGCTCGCGCGCTTCGCCGCGCCCGAGGTCGCGGCCTTGACCGGCAAGCCGGTGCAGGTGCTGGGCGGCGGCACGGCGGCGTGGATCGAAGCCGGCTTGCCGGTCGAGAGCGGCGAGACGCGCCTCGCATCACCGCGCATCGACCGTTACCGGCGTCCTTACGAGGGCACGGATAACGCGCGTGAAGCGATGAATGCGTATCTGGAATGGGAGTATGGTCTTGTTGCCCAACTCGCGCGCGACGGTACGCACGGGTTTCGCGTGATCTGACCGGCTTGGCCGAACCGGGCCGACCGATGCGACGACTCATGCTGTGTCATGTTTTCTTTCGCATTCCGATCTGTTCTGCGACATACGTTGTCCAGAACGTCTGGCGTTGCGGCGCTTGCGGCGTCAGCATTGCTGCGCGCCGAGCCTTAGATGTTGCAGGCGGCGGGGCGCTCGGCCTTCGAGTCGATTGCGCGTGAGGCGGTTGCGACGTCGGCGCCGGTCTGAAGCCGTGGCTACCACCGGCGAATCATCTGCCGATTCGGTGTAAACGCGCTCTCGTCTAAATCGGCCAATCCGTTTAGATTAGCTGCACTTGGAAGGCTTATCGAGGGACCAGGGCGGCCAATCAAGCAGCGGTTTGCCATTCCGGCGATAGCGCGAGGTGAGCAGCCAAGGTTGCTCACTGCTTCGTCCGGGACCAGACCGCTGCGCGTCGTCCGCGGTGCTTCTTTTCCAGGCGGCCAGATGGCCGCTTTCACCGACCGTATCGGCCGACCTGGCGACGCTTTGCACAGCGTCGCTTTTTTGCTTGTGGCGCCGGTTTTCACGTGGTTCGCCGCGTGGCCTCGCACCGCCTCCGCCTCCGCCGCCTCCGCCTTCGCCATCTCGGCCTTCGCTACCGCTACCGCGT
This genomic stretch from Paraburkholderia dioscoreae harbors:
- a CDS encoding LLM class flavin-dependent oxidoreductase, with protein sequence MIPFSVLDLSPVTAGATPADAFRNTLDLAQHAENWNYRRFWLAEHHNMTGIASAATSVVIGYVAGGTKKIRVGSGGIMLPNHAPLVIAEQFGTLASLYPDRIDLGLGRAPGTDQSTARALRRDLQNSADSFPDDVVELQRYFADPVPGQRIRAVPGAGLNVPLWLLGSSLFSAQLAAALGLPFAFASHFAPDYMLTALQVYRAQFRPSAALDKPYAMVGVNLFAADSNEEARRLFTSLQQQFINLRRGTPGQLQPPVERLEASEMELNNVAHSLACTALGDRDAVREALKSIIDQTGADELMLTAQIYDHKARLRSFEIGAQVREDLATGS
- a CDS encoding class II aldolase/adducin family protein → MTDLSLTAITTFAKEPPAIQRHAPLRRFWFDEVPPRESIAAERRYRQVRLAVAFRLFARYGFDQGLAGHITARDPEWPDHFWVNPFGKHFSRIRVSDLLLVNAEGEIVVGEGPLNQAAFAIHAAIHEARPDVVSAAHTHSLYGKAWSSLGRTLDPLTQDSCAFYQDHALFDDFRGVVLDTDEGARIAAALGGHKAVILKNHGILTAGPSVEAAAWWYIALDNACHAQLLAEAAGTPQAIPHDIATLTHEQVGRAGGAQFAFQSLLEGLVEAESDVLD
- a CDS encoding rhodanese-related sulfurtransferase; translated protein: MSFVQAFRTRSFEDVRYALLEHEEIALVDVREEDPHARSHPLFAANLPLSRLELDAPVRLPRQAVPIVVFDAGEGFAERAARRLSELGYTDVALLEGGLQGWREAGGELFQDVNVPSKAFGELVESERHTPSLAAPQVQALLDHEADVVVLDARRFDEYQTMNIPGSVSVPGAELVLRARQLAPDPATRIIVNCAGRTRSIVGAQSLINAGVPNPVAALRNGTIGWTLAGQALAHGSSRRFDAVVDDQLRLAAADSARAVADRARVGRTSRDEARRWAGEAVRSVYRFDVRTPEEYEAGHVPGFRSAPGGQLVQETDMFAPVRGARVILADNDGVRANMTASWLAQMNVDVYVVDGLTAADFGEKGAAPAARHAPTPPDVDEISPAGLRTLLQSPGTAVLDFSDSANYVKRHIPGAWFVIRGELEKALLKLPDAQRYVLTGGNNLLARFAAPEVAALTGKPVQVLGGGTAAWIEAGLPVESGETRLASPRIDRYRRPYEGTDNAREAMNAYLEWEYGLVAQLARDGTHGFRVI